A window from Nitrospirota bacterium encodes these proteins:
- a CDS encoding DUF488 domain-containing protein → MIHTLYTIGHSTHSLQEFIQLLKLNNISAVGDVRSTPYSRINPQFNRETIKAELERNQIAYVFLGNELGARSDNPSCYVNGKVQYKSLEKQPLFLEGLDRIRFGLQKYRIALMCAEKDPLTCHRTILICRSLRKENIEIKHIWSDGTIENHQDSEKRLLKNLNLATPELFATMEDLINKAYDLQSEKIAYTTDSNKTVNQPITYTEKV, encoded by the coding sequence ATGATTCATACTCTTTATACAATTGGGCACTCCACTCATTCACTTCAGGAATTTATTCAACTCCTGAAATTAAATAACATTTCGGCTGTTGGGGATGTCCGATCTACTCCCTATAGCCGGATTAATCCTCAATTTAACAGAGAGACTATTAAGGCAGAGCTAGAAAGGAACCAGATTGCCTATGTCTTTCTGGGCAATGAGCTTGGAGCCCGGAGTGATAATCCTTCTTGTTATGTCAATGGCAAAGTCCAATACAAATCACTTGAAAAACAACCCTTATTTTTAGAGGGTCTGGATCGTATTAGATTTGGTTTGCAGAAATATCGAATTGCATTAATGTGCGCAGAAAAGGATCCCCTCACTTGCCATCGGACGATTTTAATTTGTCGGAGTCTTCGAAAAGAAAATATTGAAATTAAACATATCTGGTCGGATGGAACAATAGAAAACCATCAAGACTCTGAAAAACGACTTCTGAAAAATCTAAATCTTGCCACTCCCGAGCTTTTTGCCACAATGGAAGACCTGATAAACAAAGCCTATGATCTCCAGAGTGAGAAAATTGCCTATACTACCGATTCAAATAAAACAGTCAATCAGCCCATAACCTATACCGAAAAGGTTTAA
- a CDS encoding DUF488 domain-containing protein: protein MDKIKLFTIGFTKKTAEQFFNLIQKAGVKRVIDIRLNNNSQLAGFSKRDDLRYFLKLICNIEYVHMPTLAPTQDMLDEYKKRKGDWALYEKKFLELISSRKIEDSLSKDVLKSSCLLCSEDKPHHCHRRLVAEYLNQKWGNFEINHLS, encoded by the coding sequence TTGGACAAAATCAAGCTATTTACAATCGGATTTACAAAGAAAACAGCGGAACAATTTTTTAATTTGATTCAGAAGGCTGGAGTTAAACGGGTAATAGATATTCGCTTAAATAATAATTCTCAACTTGCAGGATTCTCGAAAAGAGATGATTTACGTTATTTTTTAAAGTTGATCTGCAATATTGAATACGTCCATATGCCAACTCTGGCACCTACACAGGACATGCTTGATGAGTATAAGAAGAGAAAAGGGGATTGGGCACTTTACGAAAAGAAGTTCTTGGAATTGATCTCGTCTCGAAAAATTGAGGATAGTCTTTCAAAAGATGTTTTGAAGAGCTCCTGTCTTTTATGTAGTGAAGATAAACCCCACCACTGTCATCGAAGGTTAGTCGCAGAATACCTCAATCAAAAATGGGGAAATTTCGAAATAAACCACCTTTCTTGA